Below is a genomic region from Candidatus Zixiibacteriota bacterium.
TGGCTAAGGAAAGCATATCTTCCTCTACTATCGCGGTCATGCTTTTCTCCTCAGGGTAGACATCTAATTTGACTATCTTGGCCGGAGCTAAAGCTCTGGTCACAAAGTTCTCCGGAACCGCACTCCAGGGCACTATATCGATCCTTTCATTGGAAAGCTCCCGGACTATGCTCTGTACCCGGGCTCCTTTCACTCCCACGCAGGCACCCACCGGGTCGATCCGATCATCTATGGAACTGACTGCAATCTTGGAACGCTCACCCGGCTCTCTGGCTATAGCTTTAATTTCTATTATCCTTTCATAGATCTCCGGAACTTCTAACTCAAACAGCCTGATCAGAAGACCAGGATTGACCCGGGACAGGGTTATCAAAGGACCCTTAGCGCTTTTTTCCACATTTAGAATATATGCACGGATACGGTCACCCTGCCTATATTTCTCCTTCTGGATCTGCTCTTTTGGCGGAATAATAGCCTCGGCTTTTCCCAGGTTTACTAAAAGATGACCCTTCTCCACCTGCTGAACAGAGCCGGTAACCAGCTCTCCCACTCTATCTTTATACTCCTCGTAGATTTTCTCCCGCTCTGCTTCTCTGACCTTCTGAATCAATATCTGCTTGGCGGTCATGATGGCATTCCTGCCAAACTCCTCAAATCCGATCGGAATTTTTACTTCTTGATCCAGTTTGGCTTTCTCTTCGATTTTCTTAGCCTCCGGTAAAGAGATCTCCAGATAAGGGTCAGTTACCTTCTCCACTACCTTCTTGACCGCATACATCTTGATCTCCCCGGTTTTCAGATCCACAGATACTTTGAGATTATCTGCATTTCCGAACTTCTTTTTGGCGGCTAAAATCAAACTGGTTTCCAAAGTCGAGATCACATAATCCATATCGATATTTTTATCTTTGGTGATCTGCTGTAAAGCTTCTAAAATCTCATTGCTCATTAAAAAATGCTCCTCTTAAATAATGATTCTTCCTTTATCTATTCTGTCCCAGGGTATTGTCTCTACTTTGTCTTCTAATGCGATGACTACTTCGTTCTCCCGCACTTCGACTATTTCTCCTTTAATCTCCTTCTTCTCATCTAATGGAGATTTCAGATCAACCTTCACTCGTTCTCCGATTTTTCGTCTGAAATCGTCCAGGCTTAAAAGAGGTCTTTCCAGGCCCGGAGAAGAGACTTCCAGGGTATAGCGCCCCTGGATCAGGTCCTCGGTGTCCAGATAATCAGAAAGACTTCTGCTCAGCTCTGCACATTCCTCCACGTTCACTCCGCCGACTTTATCCACAAAGACTCTCAAGATATAACGAGGCGGTTTGCCCACCAGATCCAATTCTACCAGTTCCAGGTCCTCTTCCTCAATCAGAGGAAGAAGTCTCTGCTTCAATACCTCTTTAATCTCTGGCAAATAGATTAACCCTCGGAACAAATTAATACGCTTTCAGTCCTTTAATCCTTTGAGTTTTCGATACTTAAAAGAGTGGGCGAAACCCACTCTCTCAGATAATATAATTACCCTTATATTAAAAAGCAAATGTTTTTTAAGTTTTCGAACTTTTATTACCGACAGGCTCGATTTCAGACAGTATCTTAAGGAAGCCCTCTAATACCTCATCTTTTCTTAATGAGACAGTTGCCTTGCTACCCCTGATTTTGACCTCTACTTTCTCCTCCTTAAGACTTCTCTCGCCTATAGTTATTCTCAAAGGAATGCCAATCAGATCAGCATCGTTGAATTTGACTCCGGCGCGTTCATTTCTGTCATCCAGTAAGACCTCTAAATTTTTATCCAGCATCTTATGATAGATCTCAAGAGCAGCTTCTTTCTGTTTTTCATCCTGGATATTTACTGGTACAATCTCAGCTAAATATGGGGCGATTGGCACGGGCCAGATTATGCCGGCTTCATCATGGAACTTCTCAACTGCCGCCTGAGCGGTCCGGGTTATCCCTACGCCGTAAGAGCCCATAATGAAAAACTTCTCCTGACCGTGTTCGTCCACAAAGGTTGCATTTAGAGCTTCGCTGTATTTAGTGCCCAACATAAAAGTGTTTCCGACCTCTATCCCCTGGGCAGTTTTGAGCCTGCCTTTTTCGCATTTGGGACAAAGCTCGCCCGGAGCCGCACTTCTAATATCAGCGACTGCATCCAGTTTAAAATCCCGATCGATGTTTACATTTGTCAGATGAAAACCATCTTCATTAGCTCCAGTCACAAAGTTGGTCAGATTTAAGATCTCTTTATCTCCTATAAGCTTCACGCCTTTCAACCCTACCGGTCCTGCGTAACCGACTTGAGCTTCAGTAATCCTCTGAACTGTGACTGCGTCAGCCATTTCCAGTTCTATGACTTTGAGGCTGTTTTTTAGCTTGGTCTCATTGATTTGTCTATCCCCGCGGATTAAAGCCGCCACCACCTCTCCGTCTGCTTTGTAAAGTAAGGTCTTAACCAATTTTCTGGCTGGGAGATTCAGAAAACCTGTGACCTCTTCAATCGTTTTCATATCAGGAGTAGCTACTTTTTGCAGGGGTTTCTCAGCTTCTTTACCCTCTTGTTC
It encodes:
- the nusA gene encoding transcription termination factor NusA; translated protein: MSNEILEALQQITKDKNIDMDYVISTLETSLILAAKKKFGNADNLKVSVDLKTGEIKMYAVKKVVEKVTDPYLEISLPEAKKIEEKAKLDQEVKIPIGFEEFGRNAIMTAKQILIQKVREAEREKIYEEYKDRVGELVTGSVQQVEKGHLLVNLGKAEAIIPPKEQIQKEKYRQGDRIRAYILNVEKSAKGPLITLSRVNPGLLIRLFELEVPEIYERIIEIKAIAREPGERSKIAVSSIDDRIDPVGACVGVKGARVQSIVRELSNERIDIVPWSAVPENFVTRALAPAKIVKLDVYPEEKSMTAIVEEDMLSLAIGKNGQNAKLASKLTGWRINILSQADYRAQKKIETGPEIVVTELQGVGEKLKEKLVSAGIDSVQYLAKARLEDLMKIEGIGEKKASGLIEAAKKYLTPAKAGSKDKGSEKIEQ
- a CDS encoding ribosome maturation factor RimP, encoding MPEIKEVLKQRLLPLIEEEDLELVELDLVGKPPRYILRVFVDKVGGVNVEECAELSRSLSDYLDTEDLIQGRYTLEVSSPGLERPLLSLDDFRRKIGERVKVDLKSPLDEKKEIKGEIVEVRENEVVIALEDKVETIPWDRIDKGRIII
- a CDS encoding proline--tRNA ligase translates to MKWSETYIPTLREEPAEAEIISHKLLVRAGYIRKLAAGVYNYLPLMQKVLLKITRIVREEMDRAGAQEILMPVLHPAELWLATKRWETVGKELMKMKDRHLRDLVLGGTHEEVVTYLIRGELRSYRQLPLNLYQIQTKFRDEIRPRFGLMRSREFIMKDAYTFDADENGLKISYQKMVDAYFKIFERCGLETKKVESDTGAMGGKAAHEFMVIVDTDGGENIIFTCDNCDYAANIEKATSIEPSEQEGKEAEKPLQKVATPDMKTIEEVTGFLNLPARKLVKTLLYKADGEVVAALIRGDRQINETKLKNSLKVIELEMADAVTVQRITEAQVGYAGPVGLKGVKLIGDKEILNLTNFVTGANEDGFHLTNVNIDRDFKLDAVADIRSAAPGELCPKCEKGRLKTAQGIEVGNTFMLGTKYSEALNATFVDEHGQEKFFIMGSYGVGITRTAQAAVEKFHDEAGIIWPVPIAPYLAEIVPVNIQDEKQKEAALEIYHKMLDKNLEVLLDDRNERAGVKFNDADLIGIPLRITIGERSLKEEKVEVKIRGSKATVSLRKDEVLEGFLKILSEIEPVGNKSSKT